From the genome of Calliopsis andreniformis isolate RMS-2024a unplaced genomic scaffold, iyCalAndr_principal scaffold0022, whole genome shotgun sequence, one region includes:
- the Ttv gene encoding exostosin glycosyltransferase 1 ttv, whose translation MQAKKRYLLLFVTCAFLGYCYFGGYRLKSEKWIGRSQLPYERLPSYLSLNEEFYDKDLRTSNGNLFMSQRTRQCRMETCFDFTKCKQGFTVYVYPVEDVISPLYQKILNVITESRYYTPDPTRACIFVLALDTLDRDPLSTEFVHNLPAKLMRLPYWNNGRNHLIFNLYSGTWPDYAEESLAFDLGYAMLAKASMSIFRHRPDFDVSIPLFGKQHPERGGEPGQALENNFPSNKKYVAAFKGKRYVHGIGSETRNALYHLHNGKDLVFVTTCRHGKAWKEFQDEHCQQDNQEYDIYDYEILLMNATFCLVPRGRRLGSFRFLEALRAGCIPVILSNGWALPFHERIDWTQAVIFSDERLLLQIPDIVRSVSNVQILKLRQQTQFLWERYFSSIEKIVFTVFENIRERLPWEGTREKLVWNTSPGALTILPQFADSQQELPFSKSNPGNTFTAIIYSQLGSTAVLYRLLKSLAKSKYLDKIILMWNSDVPLPRRPRWQGIKAQIHVVTVDGISQRFYPHPLIKTSAILSLDEDATLNTDEIDFAFTVWRSFPDRIVGYPARSHYWDDSKRSWGYTSKWTNDYSIILTGAAFYHRYYNTLYTELLSSTLHKTVEQSQNCEDILMNFLVSHVTRRPPIKVTQRKLYKDTTVAGIRSPWNDPDHFIQRQTCMNTFVAVFGYMPLLRSNMRLDPVLFKDSVSNLRKKYRQIELVSN comes from the exons atgcaaGCCAAGAAGcgctatttattattatttgtaacATGTGCGTTTCTTGGTTATTGTTACTTTGGTGGTTATCGGTTAAAAAGTGAAAAGTGGATAGGCAGATCTCAGTTGCCTTATGAGCGATTGCCTTCATATTTAAGTCTAAATGAAGAGTTCTATGACAAGGATTTAAGGACATCAAATGGAAATTTGTTTATGTCTCAACGTACAAGACAATGTCGTATGGAGACTTGTTTTGACTTTACCAAATGCAAGCAAGGTTTCACAGTGTATGTGTATCCAGTGGAGGATGTGATAAGCCCATTAtaccaaaaaatattaaatgttattACAGAATCAAGATATTATACTCCAGATCCAACTCGAGCATGTATATTTGTATTAGCTCTTGATACATTAGATAGGGATCCATTGTCAACAGAATTTGTGCATAATCTTCCAGCTAAATTAATGAGACTACCATATTGGAACAATGGAAGAAATCATTtgatatttaatttatattcaGGGACATGGCCTGACTATGCAGAAGAATCGCTAGCTTTTGATTTAGGATATGCTATGCTTGCAAAAGCTAGTATGTCTATCTTTAGACACAGGCCAGATTTTGATGTGTCTATACCATTATTTGGCAAACAACATCCAGAACGTGGTGGGGAGCCTGGTcaagctttagaaaacaactttcCCAGTAATAAAAAATACGTTGCAGCTTTCAAGGGTAAAAGATACGTCCATGGGATAGGTTCTGAAACTAGAAATGCTCTCTatcatttacacaatggaaaagattTAGTGTTTGTCACAACTTGTCGTCATGGTAAAGCATGGAAGGAGTTTCAAGATGAACACTGTCAACAAGATAATCAGGAGTATGATAT ATATGATTACGAGATTCTATTGATGAATGCTACCTTTTGTCTCGTACCACGAGGAAGAAGACTCGGtagttttcgatttttagaagctTTAAGAGCTGGATGCATTCCTGTTATTCTAAGTAACGGCTGGGCGCTTCCGTTTCATGAACGTATAGATTGGACACAAGCCGTTATATTTTCTGATGAAAGACTGTTACTTCAA ATACCAGATATAGTAAGATCTGTATCTAACGTACAGATTCTTAAATTACGGCAGCAGACCCAATTTCTTTGGGAGCGATATTTCTCGTCGAtagaaaaaattgtatttacaGTATTCGAG AACATTCGCGAACGATTGCCATGGGAAGGCACTAGGGAAAAGCTTGTTTGGAATACTAGTCCTGGAGCATTAACAATTTTACCGCAATTTGCTGATAGTCAACAAGAACTTCCATTTTCAAAGAGTAACCCGGGTAATACTTTCACTGCCATCATTTACTCACAGTTGGGATCTACTGCCGTTCTTTACCGTTTGCTTAAAAGTCTCGCGAAAAGTAAATATCTAGATAAG ATTATTCTAATGTGGAATTCAGATGTTCCGTTACCGAGGAGGCCACGTTGGCAAGGGATCAAAGCGCAAATACATGTTGTTACGGTTGATGGTATATCCCAACGTTTCTATCCTCATCCACTAATCAAAACTAGTGCCATATTATCGCTGGACGAAGACGCCACGCTAAACACAGACGAAATTGATTTCGCCTTTACCGTTTGGCGGTCGtttcccgatcgaatagttggctACCCAGCACGATCACATTACTGGGACGACTCTAAG CGCTCGTGGGGTTACACAAGCAAATGGACAAACGACTATAGTATAATTCTGACTGGTGCCGCTTTTTATCATCGTTATTACAATACTTTATATACCGAATTACTGAGCTCGACCCTTCACAAGACTGTCGAGCAGTCGCAAAATTGCGAAGACATACTTATGAATTTTTTAGTGAGCCATGTTACTCGAAGACCACCCATTAAAGTAACGCAGCGGAAATTGTATAAAGATACTACGGTGGCTGGTATCAG ATCCCCATGGAACGATCCAGACCACTTTATACAACGGCAAACGTGTATGAATACGTTTGTGGCCGTTTTCGGGTACATGCCATTGTTGAGGTCGAATATGAGGCTGGACCCGGTCCTGTTCAAAGACTCTGTAAGCAACCTGCGCAAGAAGTATAGGCAAATTGAATTAGTTAGTAATTAG
- the LOC143186622 gene encoding uncharacterized protein LOC143186622, with amino-acid sequence MQFGKRLQRRQKEKERALYVRMPHVIRNQEDVAKLFTGDFKVKLLRQASRYCYVIFSDVEEKMKNLQAAKNLKINDKRVIVASAVIKPKEERKKVVKKKLVIPKIKDTRITKTLFVSNIKCGTKLEELKAAIPGCLSIKMLKPYSQKCRGAMIKMESAQLAAEYLERTRESPVVGGHKLRINPDTRTRHRKPKSSSSLKIYDGDTEIKEIFSKNKKSAPLDHIVLQKDS; translated from the exons ATGCAATTCGGGAAGAGATTGCAACGACGACAGAAGGAGAAGGAGAGAGCACTGTACGTTCGCATGCCACATGTGATACGGAATCAAGAAGATGTGGCGAAATTATTTACTGGGGACTTTAAAGTTAAACTTCTGCGACAGGCTAGTAGATACTGCTACGTGATATTTTCTGATGTCGAAGAGAAAATGAAGAATTTACAAGCTGCTAAGAACTTGAAAATAAATGATAAGCGCGTGATAGTTGCTTCAGCGGTTATAAAGCCTAAGGAAGAACGAAAAAAAGTGGTAAAGAAGAAGCTTGTTATTCCTAAAATAAAAGACACGAGGATAACTAAGAC GTTGTTTGTGTCAAATATTAAATGTGGAACAAAGCTTGAAGAATTAAAAGCAGCTATACCAGGATGTTTATCTATTAAAATGTTGAAACCATATTCACAAAAATGCAG GGGTGCAATGATTAAAATGGAAAGTGCTCAATTGGCAGCAGAGTATTTAGAACGCACACGAGAATCTCCTGTTGTTGGAGGACACAAATTGAGGATAAATCCTGATACCAGAACTAGACATAGAAAACCAAAATCAAGTAGTAGTCTTAAAATTTATGATGGTGACACagaaattaaagaaatattcagtaaaaataaaaaaagtgcACCTTTAGATCACATTGTACTTCAAAAGGACTCTTAA
- the LOC143186621 gene encoding protein FAM76A isoform X1 — MSANNVQALFACSRCFSRHPFEELSPGQQLCKECRGAFPVVKCTYCRSEFQQTIKGNTSTICKKCEQNVKSYGKPSACEYCNTIAAFIGSKCQRCTNSEKRYGPPVTCEQCKQKCAFDRQDEDKKVDGKLLCWLCTLSYKRALAKTKQSDAERRAHLKLAQQRAAKHKEQKLKGHNKRPHRVDVTKLPPQSEGGDTNGPTPVKAARMVGVHDPHDPNSSDHVVAVTQLKEKIAHLQKQISIKDGQLLAKDRQITELKAKNFTSETELRNKMKATEKEYEAKISTMQHKISSLLKEVASLSKSSKRGDRVAATKTEAGTNSGSGTDSPVP, encoded by the exons ATGAGCGCGAACAATGTCCAGGCACTGTTCGCGTGCTCCAGGTGCTTTTCGAGGCATCCGTTCGAGGAACTTTCACCGGGACAGCAATTGTGCAAG GAGTGCAGAGGTGCATTTCCTGTGGTGAAATGTACGTATTGTAGGTCAGAATTCCAGCAAACAAT AAAGGGTAACACTAGCACTATATGTAAAAAGTGTGAGCAAAATGTAAAGTCTTATGGTAAACCTTCGGCCTGTGAATATTGCAATACCATTGCTGCATTTATTGGCAGCAAGTGTCAACGTTGTACGAATTCTGAGAAACGTTATGGACCGCCGGTTACTTGTGAACAGTGCAAACAGAAGTGTGCCTTTGATAGACAGGATGAAGATAAGAAG GTTGACGGAAAGTTATTGTGTTGGCTGTGCACATTGTCATACAAACGAGCACTGGCGAAAACAAAACAGTCAGACGCAGAAAGGAGGGCACATTTGAAGCTGGCACAACAGCGGGCAGCGAAGCACAAAGAACAAAA ATTGAAAGGTCACAATAAGAGACCGCACAGAGTAGACGTTACAAAGCTGCCTCCTCAGTCAGAGGGTGGAGACACGAATGGCCCTACGCCAGTGAAAGCAGCGAGGATGGTTGGTGTGCATGACCCACACGATCCAAATAGTTCGGATCATGTGGTCGCGGTCACGCAACTTAAAGAGAAAATAGCCCATCTTCAgaaacaaatctctatcaagGATGGACAATTACTTGCCAAGGATAGACAA ATCACGGAACTGAAAGCGAAAAACTTCACGTCGGAAACGGAACTGCGTAACAAGATGAAGGCTACGGAGAAGGAGTACGAAGCCAAAATATCAACTATGCAACACAAGATCTCTAGTTTATTGAAAGAAGTTGCTTCCCTATCGAAGAGCTCTAAACGGGGCGACAGAGTGGCTGCCACGAAAACGGAAGCTGGGACCAACAGCGGAAGCGGAACAGACAGTCCTGTACCTTGA
- the LOC143186621 gene encoding protein FAM76A isoform X2, with translation MSRHCSRAPGAFRGIRSRNFHRDSNCARKGNTSTICKKCEQNVKSYGKPSACEYCNTIAAFIGSKCQRCTNSEKRYGPPVTCEQCKQKCAFDRQDEDKKVDGKLLCWLCTLSYKRALAKTKQSDAERRAHLKLAQQRAAKHKEQKLKGHNKRPHRVDVTKLPPQSEGGDTNGPTPVKAARMVGVHDPHDPNSSDHVVAVTQLKEKIAHLQKQISIKDGQLLAKDRQITELKAKNFTSETELRNKMKATEKEYEAKISTMQHKISSLLKEVASLSKSSKRGDRVAATKTEAGTNSGSGTDSPVP, from the exons ATGTCCAGGCACTGTTCGCGTGCTCCAGGTGCTTTTCGAGGCATCCGTTCGAGGAACTTTCACCGGGACAGCAATTGTGCAAG AAAGGGTAACACTAGCACTATATGTAAAAAGTGTGAGCAAAATGTAAAGTCTTATGGTAAACCTTCGGCCTGTGAATATTGCAATACCATTGCTGCATTTATTGGCAGCAAGTGTCAACGTTGTACGAATTCTGAGAAACGTTATGGACCGCCGGTTACTTGTGAACAGTGCAAACAGAAGTGTGCCTTTGATAGACAGGATGAAGATAAGAAG GTTGACGGAAAGTTATTGTGTTGGCTGTGCACATTGTCATACAAACGAGCACTGGCGAAAACAAAACAGTCAGACGCAGAAAGGAGGGCACATTTGAAGCTGGCACAACAGCGGGCAGCGAAGCACAAAGAACAAAA ATTGAAAGGTCACAATAAGAGACCGCACAGAGTAGACGTTACAAAGCTGCCTCCTCAGTCAGAGGGTGGAGACACGAATGGCCCTACGCCAGTGAAAGCAGCGAGGATGGTTGGTGTGCATGACCCACACGATCCAAATAGTTCGGATCATGTGGTCGCGGTCACGCAACTTAAAGAGAAAATAGCCCATCTTCAgaaacaaatctctatcaagGATGGACAATTACTTGCCAAGGATAGACAA ATCACGGAACTGAAAGCGAAAAACTTCACGTCGGAAACGGAACTGCGTAACAAGATGAAGGCTACGGAGAAGGAGTACGAAGCCAAAATATCAACTATGCAACACAAGATCTCTAGTTTATTGAAAGAAGTTGCTTCCCTATCGAAGAGCTCTAAACGGGGCGACAGAGTGGCTGCCACGAAAACGGAAGCTGGGACCAACAGCGGAAGCGGAACAGACAGTCCTGTACCTTGA